One genomic segment of Acinetobacter oleivorans DR1 includes these proteins:
- the lpdA gene encoding dihydrolipoyl dehydrogenase — protein MSQQFDLVVIGGGPGGYEAAIRAAQLGFKVACIEKRIHNGKPSLGGTCLNVGCIPSKALLDSSHRYEDTVHHLADHGITTGEVNFDLAKLLARKDKIVDQLTGGIDQLLKGNGIEWLKGTGKLLAGKKVEFVSHEGETQVLEPKYVILASGSVPVNIPVAPVDQDIIVDSTGALNFPEVPKRLGVIGAGVIGLELGSVWRRLGAEVVVFEAMDAFLPMADKALAKDYQKLLTKQGLDIRIGAKVAGTEVNGREVTVKYTQGGEEKTQTFDKLIVCVGRKAYAEGLLADDSGIKLTERGLVEVNDYCATSVEGVYAIGDLVRGPMLAHKAMEEGVMAVERIHGHAAQVNYDTIISVIYTHPEAAWVGLTEEQAKEKGHEVKTGQFGFAVNGRALAAGEGAGFVKFVADAKTDRLLGMHVIGPAASDIVHQGMIALEFVSSVEDLQLMTFGHPTFSEVVHEAALAVDGRAIHAIQRKRK, from the coding sequence ATGTCTCAACAATTTGATCTTGTTGTTATTGGCGGTGGTCCTGGTGGTTATGAAGCTGCAATTCGTGCTGCTCAACTAGGTTTTAAAGTCGCTTGTATCGAAAAACGTATTCACAACGGTAAGCCATCTTTAGGTGGTACATGCTTAAACGTAGGTTGTATCCCTTCTAAAGCATTACTTGACTCTTCACATCGTTATGAAGATACAGTGCATCATTTAGCTGATCACGGTATTACTACAGGTGAAGTGAATTTTGATCTTGCTAAGCTTCTTGCTCGTAAAGACAAAATTGTTGACCAATTAACTGGTGGTATCGATCAATTGCTTAAAGGCAATGGTATTGAGTGGTTAAAAGGTACTGGTAAATTACTTGCTGGTAAAAAAGTTGAGTTTGTTTCACACGAAGGTGAGACTCAAGTTTTAGAACCTAAATACGTAATTCTTGCGTCTGGTTCTGTACCTGTAAATATTCCAGTAGCTCCGGTAGATCAAGATATTATTGTTGATTCAACTGGCGCATTAAACTTCCCAGAAGTACCTAAACGTTTAGGTGTTATTGGTGCTGGTGTAATTGGTTTAGAACTTGGTTCTGTTTGGCGTCGTCTTGGTGCTGAAGTTGTTGTATTTGAAGCAATGGATGCATTTTTACCAATGGCTGATAAAGCTTTGGCAAAAGACTACCAAAAACTTTTAACTAAGCAAGGTCTTGATATTCGTATTGGCGCTAAAGTTGCTGGTACTGAAGTTAATGGTCGCGAAGTGACTGTTAAATACACTCAAGGTGGCGAAGAAAAAACTCAGACTTTTGACAAATTAATCGTTTGTGTAGGCCGTAAAGCTTATGCAGAAGGTTTATTAGCTGATGATTCAGGCATTAAATTGACTGAACGTGGTCTAGTTGAAGTAAACGATTACTGTGCAACTTCTGTAGAAGGTGTATATGCGATTGGTGACTTAGTTCGTGGTCCAATGCTTGCTCATAAAGCAATGGAAGAAGGTGTAATGGCTGTTGAACGTATTCACGGTCATGCAGCTCAAGTGAACTACGACACAATCATTTCTGTTATCTATACACATCCGGAAGCGGCATGGGTTGGTTTAACTGAAGAACAAGCTAAAGAAAAAGGTCATGAAGTTAAAACTGGTCAATTCGGTTTTGCTGTAAATGGTCGTGCTTTAGCGGCGGGTGAAGGTGCTGGTTTTGTTAAGTTTGTTGCTGATGCAAAAACTGACCGTTTATTAGGTATGCATGTCATTGGACCTGCTGCATCTGATATCGTACACCAAGGTATGATCGCTCTTGAATTTGTATCTTCTGTTGAAGATCTTCAGTTAATGACATTTGGTCATCCAACATTCTCTGAAGTTGTTCATGAAGCTGCACTTGCTGTAGATGGTCGTGCAATTCACGCGATTCAACGTAAGCGTAAATAA